The Aquiluna sp. KACHI24 genome contains a region encoding:
- a CDS encoding MFS transporter: MTDSAVASKKPRGTFAWALWDWAEQPFPTIFSTFIFPIYITSSAFGPEEDTSRALGLAATIAGIAVALVAPVFGRRSDEQGRRKLWLLINTLVLSGVMASLFFIAPTPEMLWLGLIIFSFGGFVQEIAFINYYAMLKQVSTENNIGKVSGFAWGLGYVGGIILLLVSLVGFVQTDTPWFGIPTEDALNVRAVFLFSAIWLLVFSIPLFITVPEVKAKENLEKENIIESYFKLWSQLKSLRKQAPETFKFLISSAIYRDGLSGVFAFGGALGSLAFGFELAEVIIFGIAANLMAGIGAAIGGFLDDKVGGKMTIMVSLLGLTVAGFGVFAFASAGPITYWIGGLALTLFVGPAQAASRSFVAKFTPAGREGEVFGLYMTTGRAVSFLSPLLWTTAISIALSAGIGNAQATVYGILGLMLVLVVGILLLARVSPTPQVIND, translated from the coding sequence ATGACCGACAGTGCAGTTGCATCGAAAAAGCCACGTGGAACCTTTGCTTGGGCCCTTTGGGACTGGGCAGAACAACCCTTCCCGACCATCTTTTCGACATTCATCTTCCCGATCTACATCACCTCCTCGGCCTTTGGTCCGGAAGAAGACACCTCCCGCGCACTAGGCCTAGCGGCAACCATTGCAGGTATCGCGGTTGCACTGGTTGCCCCGGTATTCGGTAGAAGGTCTGATGAGCAGGGCCGCAGAAAGCTCTGGCTTCTAATAAACACCTTGGTTTTATCCGGCGTGATGGCATCACTGTTCTTTATAGCCCCAACCCCAGAGATGCTCTGGCTTGGGCTCATCATCTTTAGCTTTGGTGGTTTTGTGCAGGAGATTGCCTTTATCAACTACTACGCGATGCTCAAGCAGGTCTCGACCGAAAACAACATCGGCAAGGTTTCTGGATTCGCCTGGGGCCTGGGATATGTCGGCGGCATCATCCTGCTGCTCGTCTCACTTGTGGGCTTTGTCCAAACAGATACCCCTTGGTTTGGCATCCCAACCGAGGATGCGCTCAACGTAAGAGCGGTCTTCCTCTTCAGCGCAATCTGGCTTCTAGTGTTCTCAATCCCGCTCTTCATTACCGTGCCTGAGGTCAAGGCCAAGGAGAACCTAGAAAAAGAGAACATCATTGAGAGCTATTTCAAGCTCTGGTCTCAGCTAAAGTCGCTGCGCAAACAGGCTCCAGAGACTTTCAAGTTTTTGATCTCATCCGCCATTTACCGCGACGGACTCTCAGGTGTCTTTGCTTTCGGTGGTGCTCTGGGTTCGCTCGCATTTGGTTTTGAGCTGGCTGAAGTGATCATTTTTGGTATTGCAGCTAACCTCATGGCCGGTATCGGTGCAGCCATCGGTGGCTTCCTGGACGACAAGGTCGGCGGCAAGATGACCATCATGGTTTCGTTACTTGGACTAACAGTTGCGGGTTTCGGTGTCTTCGCATTCGCGAGCGCCGGACCAATCACCTATTGGATCGGTGGTTTGGCACTGACCTTGTTTGTTGGTCCAGCCCAAGCTGCATCCAGATCGTTTGTCGCCAAGTTCACTCCGGCAGGGCGTGAGGGTGAGGTATTCGGCCTCTACATGACAACTGGAAGAGCAGTCAGCTTCCTAAGTCCACTTCTTTGGACAACCGCGATTTCAATTGCACTTTCTGCCGGTATTGGTAACGCCCAGGCCACCGTTTACGGCATCTTGGGTCTGATGTTGGTTCTGGTAGTTGGCATTCTGCTTCTAGCAAGGGTCAGTCCAACTCCGCAGGTCATAAACGACTAG